Proteins from a single region of Ammospiza nelsoni isolate bAmmNel1 chromosome 28, bAmmNel1.pri, whole genome shotgun sequence:
- the RUSC1 gene encoding AP-4 complex accessory subunit RUSC1, with protein sequence MLAPKKGLLCNLNHIHLQHISLGLHLSRHPELQEGSTGQGEQTGCTQCPENREPVDANSNNPSVKCRCCESHAPEPETLGLQNPEDFPCLHSGDEEEAASPCDPPCDLASSSSSSSVSSCSDFSLDDSPVSVYCKELARAESQSPDKQLNVIPTENAWHGEPLDDGELLADGESLADGESLADGERLADGESLADQHRTCHGRDANHNSPVPPRATKSSVASKSPDSLCSINSLDSHCEELSPSTAAPETTGTSTDLDPNCNPLPEPDAAPAAPPPVPERRDPGVPSSAPEPRPRPGGVPPPVPPRPRRRLQVLNAHRAEQQLGPEPKAGPAELCRDAATKTITSFHELAQRRKRNAAVPAPAQARVDRSDWLIVFSPDTELPPGSELLSGTAGQEPARPQPQVQQDGPARPPGPRQREVTTFKELRSRSAARQPKGPRAEPAQHPPVPPGQAPGWGPPVSLGVTQGLAASDGHQARRRARPSLQPIAEGQPRDVEKGRLPPGEKGMGTAPLRGLGGPGGDPAVPRAAQRGEETRTGARPEPLPAGAAAGAAAGAARPGGGRAEGPHGEQAKALLVAVSSAVDKVIAHFSTARNVVQKAQLGDSRLNPDVGYLLLHTLCPALYALVEDGLKPFQKDVITGQRRNSPWSVVEASVKTGPSSRSLHSLCWHVAGLAPLSSSRQKFHAFILGLLNIKQLELWISHLQKSPGVVSVLYSPTAFFALSQGPLPHLADELLLLIQPLSVLTFHLDLLFEHHHLSVDVRPLSRRLQPPLSPSPARGSLGGHSGAAGDSLEDETPPDALGRVGGTGGRSQAAMGGLVPAPPVGAALQQTLQQVLRWGDQIGRTLLGSATPSESQEGAGGTGAGLSGWWGQLSQSSRVYTAASKEKSPSVWWTKLRAGEPSPGQAGQPQISLSEPRATELQLLQTKAGPEPSHPKPSSSTDTSGSSSPEDLFLPAGTRALTKLDDPTAGKNLLAASPEPPASRSQAEMAEPPGADRGSWLGWLFGATNPSCRSFPCSPDAASGRSRRPSRWLAPSPRVLAGVVKGLAPDRSRSPEPQPGRSEAGLAPGRRAVRALCDHTGTADGHLSFHKGDILELLSTVDEDWIRCCHGNSTGLVPVGYTSLIL encoded by the exons ATGCTGGCCCCAAAGAAAGGCCTCCTGTGCAACCTCAACCACATCCACCTGCAGCACatctccctggggctgcacctctCCCGGCACCCCGAGCTCCAGGAGGGCTCCACGGGCCAGGGGGAGCAGACGGGCTGCACGCAGTGCCCGGAGAACCGGGAGCCGGTGGATGCCAATTCCAACAATCCCTCGGTGAAATGTCGCTGCTGCGAGTCCCATGCTCCGGAGCCGGAGACGCTCGGGCTGCAGAACCCGGAGGATTTCCCCTGCCTGCACAGCGGAGACGAGGAGGAGGCGGCTTCCCCTTGTGATCCCCCTTGTGATCtggcttcctcctcctcctcctcctctgtcagTAGCTGCTCGGATTTCAGCTTGGATGACTCGCCGGTCTCGGTGTACTGCAAGGAGTTGGCCAGAGCAGAGTCCCAGTCCCCTGACAAGCAGCTGAACGTCATTCCCACAGAAAATGCCTGGCATGGAGAGCCTCTGGATGATGGAGAGCTTCTGGCTGATGGAGAATCTCTGGCTGATGGAGAATCTCTGGCTGATGGAGAGCGTCTGGCTGATGGAGAATCTCTGGCTGACCAGCACAGGACATGCCATGGGAGAGATGCCAACCACAACTCCCCGGTGCCCCCGAGAGCCACCAAGAGCTCTGTGGCCAGCAAGAGCCCAGACAGCCTCTGCAGCATCAACTCGCTCGATTCTCACTGCGAGGAGctctctcccagcacagcagcaccggAGACCACCGGCACCAGCACTGACCTCGACCCCAACTGCAACCCCCTCCCCGAGCCCGATGCggcgcccgcagccccgccgcccGTGCCGGAACGGAGGGATCCCGGTGTCCCGAGCAGCGCTCCGGagccgcggccccggcccggcggggtCCCTCCCCCGGTGCCCCCTCGGCCCCGGCGGCGGCTGCAGGTGCTGAACGCGCACAGAGCGGAGCAGCAGCTCGGGCCAGAACCCAAAGCCGGCCcggctgagctctgcagagacGCGGCCACCAAGACCATCACCTCCTTCCACGAGCTGGcccagaggaggaagaggaacgCGGCTGTGCCCGCGCCCGCCCAGGCCAGGGTTGACCGCAGTGACTGGCTGATCGTGTTCTCGCCCGACACGGAGCTGCCCCCCGGCAGCGAGCTGCTCTCGGGCACGGCGGGCCAGGAGCCGGCCCGGCCGCAGCCCCAGGTGCAGCAGGACGGGCCAGCCAGGCCCCCCGGCCCCAGGCAGAGAGAGGTGACCACGTTCAAGGAGCTGCGGTCCCGCAGCGCCGCCCGGCAGCCCAAGGGCCCGCGGGCAGAGCCGGCCCAGCAccccccggtgcccccgggGCAAGCCCCGGGCTGGGGACCCCCGGTGTCCCTGGGGGTGACGCAGGGTCTGGCAGCCAGCGACGGGCACCAGGCGAGGAGGAGAGCGcggcccagcctgcagcccatCGCCGAGGGGCAGCCCAGGGATGTGGAGAAGGGGCGGCTGCCCCcaggggaaaaggggatggggacagccccGCTCCGGGGGCTCGGGGGGCCCGGCGGGGACCCCGCGGTGCCACGGGCGGcgcagagaggagaggagaccCGCACGGGGG CCAGGCCCGAGCCGCTCCCCGCCGGAGCCGCCGCTGGAGCCGCCGCTGGagccgcccggcccggcgggggaAGAGCGGAGGGGCCGCATGGCGAGCAAGCGAAAG CGCTGCTGGTCGCCGTCAGCTCCGCTGTGGACAAGGTCATCGCCCACTTCAGCACCGCACGGAACGTGGTGCAGAAG gccCAGCTGGGGGACAGCCGGCTCAACCCCGACGTGGGCTACCTGCTGctgcacaccctgtgccctgcgCTCTACGCCTTGGTGGAGGACGGGCTGAAGCCGTTCCAGAAGGATGTTATCACAGGCCAGAGGAGAAACTCCCCCTGGAGCGTGGTGGAAGCCTCGGTGAAGACAG GCCCCAGCAGCCGCTCCCTGCACTCGCTGTGCTGGCACGTGGCCGGGCTGGcccctctcagcagcagcaggcagaagtTCCACGCCTTCATCCTCGGCCTTCTGAA CATTAAACAGCTGGAGTTGTGGATATCTCACCTGCAGAAGAGCCCAG gtgtCGTCTCCGTGCTTTACTCCCCCACGGCCTTCTTTGCCCTGAGCCAAGGCCCTCTGCCCCACCTTGCTGAcgagctcctgctgctcatccAGCCCCTCTCGGTGCTGACCTTCCACCTGGACTTGCTCTTTGAGCACCACCACCTCTCCGTGGACGTCCGGCCCTTGTCCCGCCGCCTGCAGCCCccgctgtcccccagccccgcgCGGGGGTCCCTGGGGGGGCACAGCggtgctgctggggacagcctggaggATGAGACCCCTCCCGatgccctgggcagggtggggggcacagggggccgCTCCCAAGCCGCCATGGGTGGGTTGGTGCCTGCCCCACCAgtgggggctgccctgcagcaaaccctgcagcaggtgctgcGCTGGGGCGACCAAATCGGCCGCAccttgctgggctctgccaccccctcagagagccaggagggtgctgggggcactggggctggccTCAGTGGCTGGTGGGGCCAGCTGAGCCAGAGCTCCAGGGTTTACACTGCTGCCAGCAAGGAAAAGTCCCCCTCGGTCTGGTGGACGAAGCTGCGGGCAGGGGAACCCAGCCCGGGCCAGGCTGGGCAACCCCAAATTTCCCTGAGTGAGCCCAGAGCCacggagctgcagctgctccagaccAAAGCTGGCCCTGAACCCTCTCAcccaaagcccagcagcagcactgacacctcAGGGAGCTCCTCCCCTGAAGATCTCTTCTTGCCCGCTGGAACCAGAGCGCTCACCAAGCTGGATGATCCCACTGCTGGAAAAAACCTCCTGGCTGCTTCCCCAGAGCCTCctgccagcaggagccaggcagagaTGGCTGAGCCTCCCGGTGCTGACAGGggcagctggctgggctggctcttTGGAGCCACCAACCCCTCGTGCAGGagcttcccctgcagccctgacGCCGCCTCGGGCAGGTCCAG GAGGCCGTCCCGCTGGCTGGCCCCCAGCCCCCGTGTCCTGGCCGGGGTGGTGAAGGGGCTGGCACCGGACAGGAGCCGCAGCCCGGAGCCGCAACCGGGCAGGAGCGAGGCTGGCCTGGCCCCGGGCCGCAG GGCAGTCCGGGCACTGTGTGACCACACGGGCACGGCTGATGGGCACCTGAGCTTCCACAAAGGGGACATCCTGGAGCTTCTCTCCACCGTGGATGAAGACTGGATCCgctgctgccatggcaacaGCACCGGCCTCGTTCCCGTTGGTTACACATCCCTGATtttgtga